A region of Streptomyces cinnamoneus DNA encodes the following proteins:
- the eccD gene encoding type VII secretion integral membrane protein EccD — protein sequence MSSTTVTGFCRVTVIAPDSRIDVALPDDVAVADLLPEILRMTGQSVQQGAPPGYHLMGRDGVALDADRSLGAQRVLDGTLLRLRPFAQSLPPAVFDDVADAVAAAVTRDRALWNDRLLRASGLFAGALMFVFLGFVLWFADPAGHDMHGLPGIVAAVTGVLLAALAGVRARVYGDRASALAFGLAALPHLMIAGSGILALSPGEGIGRLQFLLGCVAVLVASVALVALMPTGDAPFVAAVVAAAAGTLATFCAILAEAGPTATAAVCAVVAIGAIAFLPGLSARVARLPIGYAAPRSAAAGDLDEQPGTPGAEPVDAERVAAQARRGHELLLGLVGGCSLVVVGAAAVLGFSDNGWAQVLALACGLAMLLRARLFRYTAQVASVLAAGLASLCLLVLGLALNPPAHAVRALLTGDHGPLDVRTVWLSAAVAAVAALLATVALIVPRKGLSPFWGRFSDIAESAFLLALVPLCLAVLDVYATVRGLTSS from the coding sequence GTGAGTTCGACTACAGTGACCGGTTTCTGCCGAGTGACGGTGATCGCGCCCGACAGCCGGATCGACGTCGCTCTTCCGGATGATGTCGCCGTAGCCGACCTCTTGCCGGAGATCCTCCGGATGACGGGTCAGAGCGTGCAGCAGGGCGCGCCTCCCGGCTACCACCTCATGGGGCGGGACGGCGTCGCGCTCGACGCGGACCGCTCGCTCGGGGCCCAACGCGTCCTGGACGGCACGCTGCTACGGCTGCGTCCCTTCGCCCAGTCGCTGCCGCCCGCGGTCTTCGACGACGTCGCCGACGCCGTCGCCGCGGCCGTCACCCGTGACCGCGCGTTGTGGAACGACCGGCTGCTGCGGGCGAGCGGCCTGTTCGCCGGGGCGCTGATGTTCGTGTTCCTCGGCTTCGTCCTGTGGTTCGCGGACCCGGCCGGCCACGACATGCACGGCCTGCCGGGGATCGTCGCGGCCGTCACCGGCGTCCTGCTCGCCGCGCTCGCCGGCGTCCGGGCCCGTGTCTACGGCGACCGGGCCTCAGCCCTCGCCTTCGGTCTGGCCGCCCTGCCGCACCTCATGATCGCGGGCTCGGGGATCCTGGCCCTGTCGCCGGGCGAGGGCATCGGCCGCCTCCAGTTCCTCCTCGGATGCGTCGCCGTCCTCGTCGCCTCGGTCGCGCTCGTCGCGCTCATGCCCACCGGCGACGCCCCCTTCGTGGCCGCTGTCGTCGCCGCCGCCGCCGGCACGCTCGCCACCTTCTGCGCGATCCTCGCCGAGGCGGGACCGACCGCGACCGCCGCCGTGTGCGCCGTCGTCGCCATCGGCGCCATCGCCTTCCTGCCGGGACTCTCCGCCCGGGTGGCCCGCCTGCCGATCGGCTACGCTGCCCCGCGCTCCGCCGCCGCGGGCGACCTGGACGAGCAGCCGGGCACGCCCGGCGCCGAGCCCGTCGACGCCGAGCGCGTGGCGGCGCAGGCCCGCCGCGGCCACGAGCTGCTCCTCGGGCTCGTCGGGGGCTGCTCCCTGGTGGTAGTCGGCGCCGCCGCCGTGCTCGGCTTCTCCGACAACGGCTGGGCCCAGGTCCTCGCCCTCGCCTGCGGCCTCGCCATGCTGCTGCGGGCCCGGCTCTTCCGCTACACCGCGCAGGTGGCCTCGGTCCTCGCCGCCGGCCTCGCCTCCCTCTGCCTGCTGGTGCTCGGCCTGGCGCTGAACCCGCCGGCCCACGCCGTGCGGGCCCTGCTCACCGGCGACCACGGGCCGCTCGACGTCCGCACGGTCTGGCTGTCCGCCGCGGTCGCCGCCGTCGCCGCCCTGCTCGCCACCGTCGCGCTGATCGTCCCCCGCAAGGGTCTGTCACCCTTCTGGGGGAGGTTCTCCGACATAGCGGAGAGCGCTTTCCTGCTCGCGCTGGTGCCGCTGTGCCTGGCCGTGCTCGACGTCTACGCCACGGTCCGCGGACTCACCAGCTCGTGA
- the rpsO gene encoding 30S ribosomal protein S15, with protein sequence MSLDAATKKQIMAEFATKEGDTGSPEVQVALLTRRISDLTEHLKTHKHDHHSRRGLLLLVGQRRRLLQYLAKKDITRFRALVERLGIRRGAAGAK encoded by the coding sequence GTGTCGCTCGACGCCGCTACGAAGAAGCAGATCATGGCCGAGTTCGCCACCAAGGAGGGCGACACCGGTTCCCCCGAGGTCCAGGTCGCGCTCCTGACCCGCCGCATCTCCGACCTCACGGAGCACCTCAAGACCCACAAGCACGACCACCACTCCCGTCGTGGTCTGCTGCTCCTGGTCGGTCAGCGTCGCCGTCTGCTGCAGTACCTGGCCAAGAAGGACATCACGCGCTTCCGCGCCCTGGTCGAGCGCCTCGGCATCCGCCGCGGTGCCGCGGGCGCCAAGTAA
- a CDS encoding polyribonucleotide nucleotidyltransferase, which translates to MENETHYAEAVIDNGAFGTRTIRFETGRLAKQAAGSAVAYLDDDTMVLSATTASKKPKDQLDFFPLTVDVEERMYAAGKIPGSFFRREGRPSEDAVLTCRLIDRPLRPSFKKGLRNEIQIVETVMALNPDHLYDVVAINAASCSTQLAGLPFSGPIGATRVALIKGQWVAFPTHTELEDAVFDMVVAGRVLEDGDVAIMMVEAEATEKTIQLVKDGADAPTEEVVAAGLEAAKPFIKVLCRAQSELAAKAAKPEGEFPVFLDYQDDVLEALTAAVRTELAQALTIAGKQEREAELDRVKDVAAEKLLPQFEGREKEISAAYRSLTKTLVRERVIKEKKRIDGRGVTDIRTLAAEVEAIPRVHGSALFERGETQILGVTTLNMLRMEQQLDTLSPVTRKRYMHNYNFPPYSVGETGRVGSPKRREIGHGALAERAIVPVLPTREEFPYAIRQVSEALGSNGSTSMGSVCASTMSLLNAGVPLKAPVAGIAMGLISQEIDGKTHYVALTDILGAEDAFGDMDFKVAGTKEFVTALQLDTKLDGIPASVLAAALKQARDARLHILDVMMEAIDTPDEMSAYAPRIITVKIPVDKIGEVIGPKGKMINQIQEDTGAEITIEDDGTIYIGAADGPAAEAARATINGIANPTMPEVGERYLGTVVKTTTFGAFVSLMPGKDGLLHISQIRKLAGGKRVENVEDVLGVGAKVQVEIAEIDQRGKLSLIPVIEGEDGDADETKDESAK; encoded by the coding sequence GTGGAGAACGAGACCCACTACGCCGAGGCCGTCATCGACAACGGCGCCTTCGGCACCCGCACCATCCGCTTCGAGACGGGCCGCCTGGCCAAGCAGGCCGCCGGTTCCGCCGTGGCGTACCTGGACGACGACACCATGGTGCTGTCGGCCACCACCGCTTCCAAGAAGCCCAAGGACCAGCTCGACTTCTTCCCCCTGACGGTGGACGTCGAGGAGCGGATGTACGCGGCCGGCAAGATCCCCGGCTCCTTCTTCCGCCGTGAGGGCCGGCCCTCCGAGGACGCGGTCCTCACCTGCCGCCTGATCGACCGGCCGCTGCGCCCCTCCTTCAAGAAGGGCCTGCGCAACGAGATCCAGATCGTCGAGACGGTCATGGCGCTCAACCCCGACCACCTCTACGACGTGGTCGCGATCAACGCCGCCTCCTGCTCCACGCAGCTCGCGGGCCTGCCCTTCTCCGGTCCGATCGGCGCCACCCGCGTGGCCCTGATCAAGGGCCAGTGGGTGGCCTTCCCGACCCACACCGAGCTCGAGGACGCCGTCTTCGACATGGTCGTGGCCGGCCGCGTCCTGGAGGACGGCGACGTCGCGATCATGATGGTCGAGGCCGAGGCCACCGAGAAGACCATCCAGCTGGTCAAGGACGGCGCCGACGCCCCCACCGAGGAGGTCGTCGCCGCCGGTCTCGAGGCCGCGAAGCCCTTCATCAAGGTCCTGTGCCGCGCCCAGTCCGAGCTGGCCGCCAAGGCCGCCAAGCCCGAGGGCGAGTTCCCGGTCTTCCTGGACTACCAGGACGACGTCCTGGAGGCCCTGACGGCCGCCGTCCGCACCGAGCTGGCCCAGGCGCTCACCATCGCCGGCAAGCAGGAGCGCGAGGCCGAGCTGGACCGCGTCAAGGACGTGGCCGCCGAGAAGCTGCTCCCGCAGTTCGAGGGCCGCGAGAAGGAGATCTCCGCCGCGTACCGCTCGCTGACCAAGACCCTGGTCCGTGAGCGCGTCATCAAGGAGAAGAAGCGCATCGACGGCCGCGGGGTGACGGACATCCGCACCCTCGCCGCCGAGGTCGAGGCCATCCCGCGCGTGCACGGCTCGGCGCTGTTCGAGCGCGGCGAGACCCAGATCCTGGGTGTCACCACGCTGAACATGCTCCGCATGGAGCAGCAGCTCGACACCCTCTCGCCGGTGACGCGCAAGCGCTACATGCACAACTACAACTTCCCGCCCTACTCCGTCGGTGAGACCGGCCGCGTCGGCTCCCCGAAGCGCCGCGAGATCGGCCACGGCGCGCTCGCCGAGCGCGCGATCGTGCCGGTCCTGCCGACCCGCGAGGAGTTCCCCTACGCGATCCGTCAGGTGTCCGAGGCCCTCGGCTCCAACGGCTCCACCTCCATGGGCTCGGTCTGCGCCTCCACCATGTCGCTGCTGAACGCCGGTGTGCCGCTCAAGGCCCCCGTCGCCGGCATCGCCATGGGTCTGATCTCCCAGGAGATCGACGGCAAGACCCACTACGTCGCCCTCACCGACATCCTCGGTGCGGAGGACGCGTTCGGCGACATGGACTTCAAGGTCGCCGGCACCAAGGAGTTCGTGACCGCCCTCCAGCTCGACACCAAGCTGGACGGCATCCCGGCCTCCGTCCTGGCCGCGGCCCTCAAGCAGGCCCGCGACGCGCGTCTGCACATCCTCGACGTGATGATGGAGGCCATCGACACGCCGGACGAGATGTCCGCCTACGCCCCGCGGATCATCACCGTCAAGATCCCCGTGGACAAGATCGGTGAGGTCATCGGCCCCAAGGGCAAGATGATCAACCAGATCCAGGAGGACACCGGCGCCGAGATCACGATCGAGGACGACGGCACCATCTACATCGGTGCCGCCGACGGCCCGGCCGCCGAGGCCGCCCGCGCCACGATCAACGGCATCGCCAACCCGACCATGCCGGAGGTCGGCGAGCGCTACCTGGGCACGGTCGTCAAGACCACCACCTTCGGTGCCTTCGTCTCCCTCATGCCGGGCAAGGACGGCCTGCTGCACATCTCGCAGATCCGCAAGCTCGCCGGTGGCAAGCGCGTGGAGAACGTCGAGGACGTGCTCGGCGTCGGCGCCAAGGTCCAGGTCGAGATCGCCGAGATCGACCAGCGCGGCAAGCTCTCCCTCATCCCCGTGATCGAGGGCGAGGACGGCGACGCCGACGAGACCAAGGACGAGTCCGCCAAGTGA
- a CDS encoding M16 family metallopeptidase, with product MTSRSTRKTARTSSEGRAVARTQTLLKGENGIGTVRRTTLPGGLRIVTETLPSVRSATFGIWANVGSRDETPTLNGATHYLEHLLFKGTAKRSALDISAALDAVGGEMNAFTAKEYTCYYARVLDTDLPLAIDVVCDMLTGSLIDAADVDAERGVILEEIAMTEDDPGDCVHDLFAHTMLGDTPLGRPVLGTVDTINALTRDQIARFYKKHYDPTHLVVAAAGNVDHAKVVRQVRAAFEKAGALGRADAVPVGPRSGTKTIRTAGRVELLGRKTEQAHVVLGMPGLARTDERRWALGVLNTALGGGMSSRLFQEVREKRGLAYSVYSYTSGFADCGLFGVYAGCRPNQVHDVLRICRDELDRVAAEGLTDEEIGRAIGQLSGSTVLGLEDTGALMNRIGKSELCWGDQMSVSDMLERISAVTPDEIREVARDVLGQRPSLSVIGPLKDKQAARLHEAVS from the coding sequence GTGACGTCCCGTAGTACACGGAAGACGGCCCGCACCTCCTCGGAGGGGCGGGCCGTCGCCCGTACCCAAACGCTTCTCAAGGGCGAGAACGGCATCGGCACGGTCCGCAGGACCACCCTCCCGGGCGGCCTGCGCATCGTCACCGAGACCCTGCCGTCCGTACGCTCCGCGACGTTCGGCATCTGGGCGAACGTCGGCTCCCGCGACGAGACGCCGACGCTCAACGGCGCCACCCACTACCTGGAGCACCTGCTCTTCAAGGGCACGGCCAAGCGCAGCGCGCTCGACATCTCCGCGGCCCTCGACGCGGTCGGCGGCGAGATGAACGCCTTCACGGCGAAGGAGTACACGTGCTACTACGCGCGCGTGCTCGACACCGACCTGCCGCTGGCCATCGACGTCGTCTGCGACATGCTCACCGGTTCGCTGATCGACGCCGCCGACGTCGACGCCGAGCGCGGCGTGATCCTCGAAGAGATCGCCATGACGGAGGACGACCCGGGCGACTGCGTGCACGACCTGTTCGCGCACACGATGCTCGGCGACACCCCCCTCGGCCGCCCGGTCCTCGGCACCGTCGACACGATCAACGCGCTCACCCGCGACCAGATCGCCCGCTTCTACAAGAAGCACTACGACCCGACCCACCTGGTCGTGGCCGCGGCGGGCAACGTCGACCACGCCAAGGTCGTCCGCCAGGTCCGCGCCGCCTTCGAGAAGGCCGGCGCCCTGGGCCGTGCCGACGCCGTGCCCGTGGGCCCGCGCTCCGGCACCAAGACGATCCGCACCGCGGGCCGCGTCGAGCTGCTGGGCCGCAAGACCGAGCAGGCGCACGTCGTCCTCGGCATGCCGGGCCTGGCCCGCACCGACGAACGCCGCTGGGCGCTCGGGGTGCTCAACACCGCCCTCGGCGGCGGCATGAGCTCGCGACTGTTCCAGGAGGTCCGGGAGAAGCGCGGCCTCGCCTACTCGGTCTACTCCTACACTTCCGGCTTCGCCGACTGCGGCCTCTTCGGCGTCTACGCCGGCTGCCGTCCGAACCAGGTCCACGACGTGCTGCGGATCTGCCGCGACGAGCTGGACCGGGTGGCCGCGGAGGGACTGACGGACGAGGAGATCGGCCGTGCCATCGGTCAGCTCTCCGGCTCCACGGTCCTGGGCCTGGAGGACACCGGCGCGCTGATGAACCGCATCGGCAAGAGCGAGCTGTGCTGGGGCGACCAGATGTCCGTCAGCGACATGCTGGAGCGCATCTCGGCGGTCACCCCGGACGAGATCCGCGAGGTGGCCCGCGATGTACTGGGGCAGCGTCCTTCGCTGTCCGTCATCGGGCCGCTGAAGGACAAGCAGGCCGCGCGCCTGCACGAGGCCGTTTCTTAA